A genome region from Triticum aestivum cultivar Chinese Spring chromosome 2B, IWGSC CS RefSeq v2.1, whole genome shotgun sequence includes the following:
- the LOC123046517 gene encoding putative F-box protein At2g33190 → MAAARSCTNPCWSDLPTDLLASIVQLLQLPGALAFASVCTSWRAAAGDIPHPRTPWLLSWEENPHPAVGRSRSAVTCKFRNLLDADRVHSLTFPEASFVTCCGASNGWLVVVDELCNLSLHNPFTSQTIALPPVTDFPCVTAVVHDDQGKIKAYRLSRSSGQYIDAQQYDAYHLATFFYRKAELSGDPSGGGDYAVTVVHFGGRWISRVRAGDTRWRVLVANRFIWGHGHPDAYADCAYHKRSVYAVTYQGIVERWPLDDAGAGTPSEKQEEVVQDRRLRDAVLSRHLVVSPGGGGLWMVSAVWEPGRAEYPDAVRFTFRVVDEDDDDAGGEGERESVQAHALFLGMNRPAWLPTGTGSFPGVRPGVLYFSAPWMRQYSPKLLELVGDWGGARAYGVLSRTRARTFERVFPGLLPESARLMDCPTEVWVTPNLY, encoded by the coding sequence ATGGCAGCAGCAAGATCGTGCACAAACCCCTGCTGGTCGGACCTCCCGACCGATCTCCTCGCGAGCATCGtgcaactcctccagctcccggGAGCGCTCGCCTTCGCGTCCGTCTGCACGTCGTGGCGCGCGGCCGCCGGCGACATCCCGCATCCGCGCACGCCATGGCTCTTGTCCTGGGAAGAAAACCCACACCCGGCCGTCGGGCGGAGCCGCTCCGCCGTGACCTGCAAGTTTCGCAACCTCCTCGACGCCGACAGGGTTCACAGTCTCACGTTCCCCGAGGCCTCCTTCGTCACCTGCTGCGGCGCCTCCAACGGGTGGCTGGTGGTGGTGGACGAGCTCTGCAACCTCTCGCTCCACAACCCCTTCACCTCGCAGACCATCGCTCTGCCGCCGGTCACCGACTTCCCGTGCGTGACGGCCGTCGTGCACGACGACCAGGGGAAAATCAAGGCTTACCGTCTCAGCAGGAGCTCGGGCCAGTACATCGACGCACAGCAGTACGACGCGTACCATCTGGCCACGTTTTTCTACCGGAAGGCGGAGCTGTCCGGCGACCCGTCCGGGGGCGGCGACTACGCCGTCACGGTCGTCCACTTCGGCGGCAGGTGGATCTCCCGCGTCAGGGCGGGGGACACCAGGTGGCGGGTGCTGGTCGCCAACAGATTCATCTGGGGCCACGGCCACCCGGACGCCTACGCCGACTGCGCGTACCACAAGAGGAGCGTGTACGCCGTGACGTACCAGGGGATCGTCGAGCGGTGgcccctcgacgacgccggcgccgGGACACCATCGGAGAAGCAGGAGGAGGTTGTGCAAGACCGTCGGCTGCGCGACGCCGTCCTCAGCAGGCACCTCGTGGTctcgccgggcggcggcgggctgtGGATGGTGAGCGCGGTGTGGGAGCCCGGGCGCGCGGAGTACCCGGACGCCGTCAGGTTCACGTTCCGCGTGgtcgatgaggatgacgatgacgccGGGGGCGAGGGGGAGCGGGAGTCGGTGCAGGCGCACGCGCTGTTCCTCGGGATGAACCGGCCGGCGTGGCTCCCCACCGGCACTGGGAGCTTCCCCGGCGTGAGGCCCGGTGTGCTCTACTTCTCCGCGCCATGGATGCGGCAGTACTCTCCAAAACTGCTCGAGTTGGTGGGCGACTGGGGAGGCGCGAGGGCCTACGGCGTCCTCAGTAGGACGAGGGCGAGGACGTTCGAGCGCGTGTTCCCCGGCTTGCTGCCTGAGTCTGCACGGCTGATGGACTGCCCTACGGAGGTGTGGGTCACGCCCAATCTGTACTAG
- the LOC123046518 gene encoding uncharacterized protein produces MARLLARTLTLGRPAAPGSSLQPHRALSDKVELIEIDLSEESASSTSSGDSAEEPMGMGRLNDAIRGVLVRRAAPEWLPFVPGGSYWVPPMRRPLGVSDLVGTVVYSARGAVDTAEMARATMVKAAMTKEEAMCFTTQRGWPSEAYFVQGKVWHPVKKSRKNAKTDDEES; encoded by the exons ATGGCCCGCCTCCTCGCGcgaaccctaaccctaggccgCCCGGCCGCTCCGGGGTCCTCCCTGCAGCCCCACCGCGCCCTCTCAgacaaggtggagctgatcgagaTCGACCTCTCCGAGGAATCCGCCTCCTCCACCTCATCCGGCGACTCCGCGGAGGAGCCGATGGGGATGGGGCGCCTGAACGACGCCATCCGCGGTGTCCTAGTGCGGCGGGCCGCTCCGGAGTGGCTCCCCTTCGTGCCTGGGGGATCGTACTGGGTGCCGCCGATGCGGCGGCCGCTCGGGGTGTCCGATCTCGTCGGCACGGTCGTCTACAGCGCGAGGGGCGCCGTCGATACGGCGGAGATGGCGAGAGCCACCATGGTTAAGGCCGCGATGACTAAGGAGGAGGCCATGTGCTTCACCACGCAGCGGGGCTGGCCGTCAGAGGCCTATTTCGTCCAAG GGAAAGTTTGGCATCCAGTGAAGAAGTCAAGGAAAAATGCTAAAACTGATGATGAGGAAAGCTAA